acTCATGAGTCAACATTATGCTGTGAACATTCACCTACTGAAATCATTTCTTATTCCCTCCCTATGAGAAATTTTCCTGTTGGATGTTTTATAGCAAACTTCATGGGAAAGTGgatcccatttttattttaattcatttgtctCTGCTGCCGTTCGAGCTAAAATTCAGTGACACATTTAATAGTTGAGTCATTTTACTGATTCGCCTTCTTCCTGTGAGTGTGATAAAAGAGGGGCCGGTTAACATCTTACATGTATGTAAAAACCAGTTCAAAGCCCTCACATGAATGCTGATATGTAGAACAGGTTTTATTGCCTCTGGATGTACATGTCACAAGACGTACACAATAGAACATATTAATGATGACTGTGTGACAACCTGGCACgaaaaaagaacagaatgtTGAGTCCTTCAGTACATGTACTTGTGGTTAGGTGTGAGTGAATGCTTCCCCGCCTTCCCTCGTGAACTATTAATTACCTAACGAACTTTCTCACctcaagaagaaaaacaaatttctcACTTCTCACGGAGTATGCAACAAGCTTTAAACCTGAAGGCAAGGCCAGAAACAAcctctattttttgtttcttttattttgttgctttcCAGAGGGGCCTTTCTTTAGCAGTAATTTCTGATTCCTTCAGATTAATTTCCAAACCAACCAGGTAAAACATGAAACCCCTCCAGTGAGGGTCCAGTGCCCCTGATACCTTCAGCCAACTGGACACCCTACAAAGAAAAGTCAGTTCAACCACTTATATCCACAAAGACATTCTTTCAGTCGCTTGAAGCCAGTGGAAGCAtagaatgtaaatgtaaatataaatgtactttatttataaagcactttacaaCAACCCACAGGTGAACCAAAGGGCCTTACAAGGGGTCatacaacaattaaaaacacaccggAAAACTAGTACAtgagttaaagaaaataaactgatcaatcaaaaaaaaaagaggataaaatagtaaaataaaataagataaaaatcaaaagcaaaaaaatgaaaaaataataaaattaaaaaatataaatgaaaaatgaattaattaaatacacgatatttacaaaaatgataaaattacaGATTATTGTTGAGACTTGGAATGCCTGACAGGCCAGACAAATCGTGCTCTGTATCCGTTCCAGATGTTGTTACACAAGTCTGTACTTTATGTTTTGCGCAATGTCGAATGCCAAAAGTACTTAATTGGTAGTGTGTGTCTGGTATGTGTTTTGCCCTAACAGAGATGGAACAGTTGTCTTCTGTTCATTGTTACCACACCTTGtgcaagttttctttttctttcttttattgacaGTTGGAGGAAAACATAATCACTGATAATGGGCAGGTGTTATTCCTGTTCCTTGCAGTGGCTACAAATTCATCTTTTCTAACTCATACCTAACACTCCTTGTTTTGTTATGCCcaccttttgttgttgtattgttagGCAGATGACGCCACATGCAACTCTGAACACAGGGAAACCTTAAGCACCAGTTCAGGACAaggcttaaaataaaatttgtgaTAGTTATCCGTTGTCAGTCAGTACACTTGAGTACTAGCAAATAAATATTCTGCCACAGGTGCGTGCTTGACAAtcctctgttttttatttgcaggaTGAACGGGGCCTTGACCAAGGGTTTTGAGGAGGACGTAGGAAACAGAACAGATGTGTACGTTCACACGGCCCACTCCATCACCGCATCGCTATACTTGTTGGAGAAGTACGGCTACACGGGTGCCCCTCATGATGAGGTAGTGAAACTTAAATGAAGGTGGCGTGATGTTGCTTAtgctcaaaacaaaaataatgtctgTCTTGTTCTTTGATAGGGGATAAAGTACGTCATGATTCTTGAAGGATTGAAAGACTACCAGTGGCTGGAGGGTCTTCTGAAAGGAGAAAGTGTCCGTGCCGGCCCGTACCACAAAACAGAGTAAATATCACActggttctgtgtgtgtctgtgtgagtctgtatcctgttgccatcaaggagtgtcattgctatgaggtgggggtgcttggtctggtctaggtgggtggtacacgtgtacaagtaacatccacaagtatgccaggttcaaatgtttgtcacaagttggtggatgttatttacttctcttgtcagtggttttaatgttgtggctgattggtgtaaagtacaggtgtgagcATACTAGAGTTGAGCTGGATACTCGGCTGAAACGAGTGTCCGGTACGGATCGAGCACTTTTGCAGAGTACGAGTATTATAGAGTAATACGAGTCAATACCTTTGCTCAGATTGAatgaaaatcctcattggttatctgactgtgcCTGTGTTCTGTGATAGGCGCCGCAGCGCCCCCTTCCCTAACCATACACGTGTTGCTGTGTCCCACTCTagtcactctgacacacaacagctaTCTGTCTCTCAGGTTCGCGATCTTTCCCGTTAACgtttagagtttcttcagcttcaggtttatttttactccAGTTTGTACTTACTTATCAACCATAGGAGTTCTGGTACACGTGGGTTCGTTCGGACGTGGTGCAAATTAATGCGACTGGCGTTGCTTATCTGCCTGtgagatttttttcctttttctttttttagccgCCGGCTGgctaaaaccatttttttggcATCACGCAGAGTGTCTGACActttcttgttgtatttcattaaaaataaaggtaGCAGTCGTATAAATTGGTGTAAATTGGTATAAATTAAGCTACACTTTCCTCACCTTGTTCCTTCATTATCAACAGTTTATACAACAGTTCATATATTATCCCTCCAGGCCAAGACCATACTACTCAGGGCAGTACAATGAGAGCCGCTTCTACGTTCTGCACCAAGACTTCCTCCGATACGTACGAAACAGGTCAGCCTCCTCTCATACACCATCCAAACTGTCTGTGGGAAACAGTATGCTCTTATCACTTAAACTATAATGGTGACAGATGAGTCAATTGCCAAATCAAAATTAATTGGctttaaagtaatttttctGGAACAATATTCAGTGGTTTCAGCTGAATTtccttttgtatattttaatgcagtatttttttaataagtaataataatactgctCTCTACTTGACAAACAACATTGTGCAGGTGTCACTAGGCTCTGGCTAACTGATGATATTTGTCATTATTCTCAGAATTTGTAGAAATCAGTCAGTAAATGTAATCATCAGTTGTAGTCCACTGTAAAATAGtctaaaatgaaacacaaatacaatagTAAAATCCTGCATGAGACTTGATAAcatgataatagtaataataataataataataataataataataatagtaataataataatatttaacgATATAATGGTTACAGTGGAGTATTtcaatatttacagtacattttcatgattatactcaaatatttaaatgcaggaCTAACTGCAGGCTGACCCTACGTATAGACTGTATGACTATTAATAAAGTACATCAAATGTCTGTAACACGCAATCACCAAAAATCCTGGTGTGTAGACGTCTATCGTTTCAAATGACATCATCTGAATTCTGGACGTCCATGctcatttgctgtgttttcattcctaACAGGTTCCTGTTGTCTCGTACTCTGAATGCTTCATACTGGTGGAAAGTCAGACCAACCAATGGGGCTTTCACTCTTTTTCTGGCTCTGCACACCTGTGACATAGTAAGTCCATATTACAAGTTATGAGTAAATCTGAGCTAACACAACATCACCTACTAGTGCTTGTGGTTTGGTTTTTGCCTTCACAGTTTCCAGTGACGACAAAGTGGGGAAGTCACAACCAGCTTGATCACTTAGTGTTTGTTGAAGTGCACCTGTGACATTTTTAATCCTGTAACTACTATGGGATTAATGTTGTGAAGCtacaaaaaaatgcttttaaagtttgACATGTTATCAAAACAACTTCTACAAGACTGAAACTACATTTTTAGAGGCTGGTTTACATGGATTAGTCACAGATCATTATGATACTTACTTCACTACAATTTTGCTATGATTTGCTAAATGTAGTCCTATCTATTGTGCAGCCAAAGTACTTTGTTCCCATGATGTTTATATACAGGATTTGACAGGATTTGCCTCCACATTTAGGTTTTTGTGCCGCTCAGTGTTTACTTTCTCATCTTATCATAGTTCATGAGGTAGATTTGCAAAGAAGGCGGCTGTCTGGTGATGTGTTCACCACCCCTTCACAGCAGCCCAATGAAGGTGTGGTAGAAAATGTGACACCACCAGAAGGGAACAATAAAGTGGAATGCTAAAGTAGAAGTTGTACTAAAGTGGAATGCTTCACTTATTTGCTAGCTGTAGTAGCCGTAAGGCTTCAGTCATGAGGTTGTAACATAGAGGTTTACTTTGAGGTTGGGCCAAACTCATGTCAAGTAGGACTCCTGTGGTTTTTACCTGCCTGCAGTTTCTATGCTGATCATGGGAGATAAAAGGAAACCAAAGTTAGAGTCGTCATGGCAATGCTGTTTACAGTCAACCACAGATCTTGTTCTGCTGGTCCCAAcaatcaaaatgaaatccacAGTGTCGAGGGCTTTGATGGCTGTGCAACCTGCTgctttcaaaatgttgaaatataatCAAAATGTAATCCACATTTTACAAGGAAAAACCACCTGCACATTGAACTCATTATTACAATTAAAAGAAGTCTAAACCTTCACCTGTCcgtcatgttttctttgtctctgtccgtcCTCCTCAGGTGAATGCATACGGGTTCATGACGGAAGACCACAGCAAatactccaactactactaTCAGAAGTACATTAAAACCAAGGTCATTTTCGGCAGAATCCATGACTATATTCTGGAGAAGAATGTGTGGAAAAGTCTTCACGACAGGAAAATACTTAAGCTATATCAGAAATCTGAATCAGGGACAGAAAAGCCGAAGCAACATTAATACATCAAGAATGGCAGCAATGGAATCCAGAAGTTAGGTcgtgttttctttgttaacaTATGTTAAGACAAAGCGAGGCTGTCACATCACATATGGCAAATTGTGTGGTTATAggggttgtgttttgttttgttttgtttttgcctgttCGTGGTTTGGTTTGTGACCTGTTCTGGCAGGAAGTTGAAGTAGCTTCCAAAGCAAAAGCAAATTaggaaaaacatcataaaaaaaaaaaaaaaaatagacaaagcaCTAGACATCTTTGCCCCAGAACCAGTTTGTATGTCAAGTTGTGAAGTGAAAATATAATAACAGACCAGATGTGAGGAAGTGGGAAATGCATGGCACTTTCTGAGTGTACACCTGGATGTATATCATTGTGTTGCACTTTCTGAGAGAAATGCTGCCTAGTCAATTTTATTTGTCGGTCTTTTTGCCTTGCTGATccttacttgtttatttttgtttgtgcccCAGGCAATGATGTTTGTATGCTATTTATAAGTATTGGTGCCTGTctttaggttttaggtttagGTTAGGTGTCG
This window of the Mugil cephalus isolate CIBA_MC_2020 chromosome 16, CIBA_Mcephalus_1.1, whole genome shotgun sequence genome carries:
- the LOC125021974 gene encoding alpha-N-acetylgalactosaminide alpha-2,6-sialyltransferase 1-like isoform X1, which gives rise to MAVPVTRTFSLLSVISLGIILFFLSWEGSETNFSWTSLSGNWTPRPAVLIPPPMKASTNAPAAETPMPVLSKKSFKKLPKWDFEDVYNQDGRPGQRTCPQSLRNSKDESFKKVFLPNIRLFLHKDNINMSEWNRLSHFNNPFGFMEYEYDDVMTSVKLIPKPTEPLLLPKPGGDGCVRCAVVGTAGILNASKAGAEINSHDYVFRMNGALTKGFEEDVGNRTDVYVHTAHSITASLYLLEKYGYTGAPHDEGIKYVMILEGLKDYQWLEGLLKGESVRAGPYHKTEPRPYYSGQYNESRFYVLHQDFLRYVRNRFLLSRTLNASYWWKVRPTNGAFTLFLALHTCDIVNAYGFMTEDHSKYSNYYYQKYIKTKVIFGRIHDYILEKNVWKSLHDRKILKLYQKSESGTEKPKQH